One stretch of Rathayibacter festucae DSM 15932 DNA includes these proteins:
- a CDS encoding SDR family oxidoreductase, whose translation MTAQDQPRTVLVTGGSGGIGRAVVERLARDGLSVAVHCSGNRERAEDVAAAARAHGVEAVVVVGDVADEAAMAAAFTEAEGALGGLDVVVNTAGIMILGPVATFDLADLDRMHRTNIRGPFVIAQLAATRLRPGGALINFSTSVTRTSFPTYGPYVASKAAVEALTLVLARELRGKDITVNAVAPGPTATPLFLDGKSEEEVARLAGAVPLERLGQPEDVAETVAFLAGPGRWINGQVLFVNGGLA comes from the coding sequence ATGACCGCACAGGACCAGCCCCGCACCGTCCTCGTGACCGGCGGCTCCGGCGGGATCGGCCGCGCCGTCGTCGAGCGGCTCGCCCGCGACGGGCTCTCGGTGGCCGTGCACTGCTCCGGCAACCGCGAGCGGGCGGAGGACGTCGCCGCGGCGGCCCGCGCTCACGGCGTCGAGGCCGTGGTCGTCGTCGGAGACGTCGCCGACGAGGCCGCGATGGCCGCGGCCTTCACCGAGGCCGAGGGCGCGCTCGGCGGCCTGGATGTCGTGGTGAACACTGCCGGGATCATGATCCTCGGCCCTGTGGCGACCTTCGATCTCGCGGACCTCGACCGGATGCACCGCACCAACATCCGCGGCCCGTTCGTGATCGCGCAGCTCGCCGCGACCCGCCTGCGGCCGGGCGGCGCACTGATCAACTTCTCCACCAGTGTCACTCGCACCTCGTTCCCCACCTACGGCCCGTACGTCGCGTCAAAGGCCGCGGTCGAGGCGCTCACGCTCGTCCTCGCCCGTGAGCTGCGCGGCAAGGACATCACCGTCAACGCCGTCGCGCCCGGCCCGACCGCCACGCCCCTCTTCCTCGACGGCAAGTCGGAGGAGGAGGTCGCCCGCCTCGCCGGCGCGGTGCCGCTCGAGCGGCTCGGGCAGCCCGAGGACGTCGCCGAGACCGTCGCCTTCCTCGCCGGCCCCGGCCGCTGGATCAACGGCCAGGTCCTCTTCGTGAACGGCGGCCTCGCCTAG
- a CDS encoding SDR family NAD(P)-dependent oxidoreductase: MSRVVIVSGASSGFGAMTVRELALAGHRVYAGMRAMDGRNAPAAEDARAFAREQGVDLRPVELDVSDQASVDAAVARIAEESERIDVVVHNAGHMVLGPTEAFTVEQLAEVYDVNVLSTQRLNHAVLPILRSQEDGLLVWVGSSSSRGGTPPYLGPYFAAKAAEDALAVGYAVEVARFGIDTVIVVPGSYTTGTNHFAHAGRAARAEIAAAYEDRYPGLMDDVSARLAELAPADADPREIAVEITRVVGLPRGERPFRVVIDPADDGATRVFALGDAVRREFYERIRMQDLLDPADTGADTADDSAAHATTADQGETR, translated from the coding sequence ATGTCGAGAGTCGTGATCGTCTCAGGCGCCTCGAGCGGCTTCGGGGCGATGACCGTCCGCGAGCTCGCCCTCGCCGGCCACCGCGTCTACGCGGGCATGCGGGCGATGGACGGCCGCAACGCCCCCGCCGCCGAGGACGCCCGCGCCTTCGCCCGCGAGCAGGGCGTCGACCTCCGCCCGGTCGAGCTCGACGTCTCCGACCAGGCGTCGGTCGACGCCGCCGTCGCCCGGATCGCCGAGGAGAGCGAGCGGATCGACGTGGTCGTGCACAACGCCGGCCACATGGTCCTCGGGCCGACCGAGGCGTTCACCGTCGAGCAGCTCGCCGAGGTCTACGACGTCAACGTGCTCTCGACCCAGCGGCTCAACCACGCGGTGCTGCCGATCCTCCGCTCGCAGGAGGACGGCCTGCTCGTCTGGGTCGGCTCGTCCAGCTCCCGCGGCGGCACGCCCCCGTACCTCGGGCCGTACTTCGCGGCGAAGGCGGCGGAGGACGCGCTGGCCGTCGGCTACGCGGTCGAGGTCGCGCGCTTCGGGATCGACACGGTCATCGTCGTCCCCGGCTCGTACACGACGGGCACCAACCACTTCGCGCACGCCGGCCGGGCCGCGCGCGCGGAGATCGCCGCCGCCTACGAGGACCGCTACCCGGGCCTGATGGACGACGTCTCGGCGCGCCTCGCCGAGCTCGCACCGGCCGACGCGGACCCGCGCGAGATCGCCGTCGAGATCACCCGCGTCGTCGGGCTGCCCCGCGGTGAGCGCCCCTTCCGCGTCGTCATCGACCCCGCCGACGACGGCGCCACCCGCGTCTTCGCGCTCGGCGACGCGGTCCGCCGCGAGTTCTACGAACGGATCCGGATGCAGGACCTGCTGGACCCCGCCGACACCGGCGCCGACACCGCCGACGATTCCGCCGCGCATGCCACCACCGCCGACCAGGGAGAGACCCGATGA
- a CDS encoding family 43 glycosylhydrolase yields the protein MRALVTAAAASVALLASCAVPVTAAAAADAVPSPEQSLLADFTFDAAPSNGAFVDRSTRASVQGAANLVPGNTGQGTAARLSSASWLDLTATDGTALLAGRQNVTISYDSKPDASANTGWAVFAARSATRQEYAQEHYLGVLDRTSGITVERYDNTNGRNTAGNLATTATNAEWKHVDLVVTETTTRLFVDRKPVAVNGSGIPLSRILGSSGGVLQVGKANWGGGEYFSGLIDNLRIYDRALSGTELGAENPAVTSDAGAALAVPATVLGDLPSRVLGKQVTWSATGAGAGRVQSNGAIDTSGLGTGTAAVTLTATVEGSSQTFRWDSRIAAPGGRIATYVKTVTTTAGTKDDPLAYNDDRRADALFAAALPAGGSSWEPLNRSQAILYVANDGDQASKPNAQVGSPSLFRFSNGGLGAVSSQNNATDSVYVWTSPEGSTFSQQRAVRIAPGSVVTDPRIVFDATAQTYKVFWTDLLTGEGRVTVLADLTAATPLGVTSKADTRVLGVQGAGLPSWAAQSQASDLALTTAEFDVFYKNYVDLQNTGVERIDATVAQGAGAGGVAAALPKQATLTYNDGSKKSLDVDWQDDLSGVDTTKPGSYQVSGTVQQDPEEMVSDARADPHVFFNPDDGYYYLTGSHYGQSSLGPIEESSSYRKIGLKRATTLAGLQDAPEQIVIDPDKGTPGKEGQYPNTFYGWGGFIWAQEFHKINGTWWIVAGMNKGYAPVGGFCDNTVLIPYTGTDASIAAGGFFDQTKWGEPVVLDGAAFDVSYFERTEAGKQQGYWIMPSGGQILIGKAVSGPKGTVPLVDGQLTRVYGESQPWEIGKLAPTPSDTIEGRDQGVVEAPFMVQQGDTISITYSGGTVDKYYSLGLLSTTATADLQDPASWKQTAFPVLDTNDTFTGRLGADETSYYTKQQAGTGHNSFAKDESGNLVLAYHARPYQDPHLATDPVNAGGLFDSDRNTWFKGVNVRANGTLDLSLTKNQEVAPGNRTVTATVVVRGTTPTVTATATSRCVAGKAVVTVVTRNAGTAAAVVTWATPWGERTQSIGAQKTASLAITTRAAAITAGTLTGTSVAGGASTPVTAAYPAARCG from the coding sequence ATGCGCGCACTCGTCACCGCCGCGGCGGCGTCGGTCGCGCTGCTCGCGTCCTGCGCGGTCCCGGTGACCGCCGCTGCGGCAGCCGATGCGGTCCCGTCTCCCGAGCAGAGCCTGCTCGCGGACTTCACCTTCGATGCCGCCCCGAGCAACGGCGCGTTCGTCGATCGCAGCACCCGTGCGTCCGTGCAGGGAGCGGCGAACCTGGTCCCCGGGAACACCGGCCAGGGCACAGCCGCGCGGCTCTCGTCGGCCTCGTGGCTCGACCTCACCGCCACGGACGGCACGGCGCTGCTGGCGGGCCGGCAGAACGTGACGATCTCGTACGACAGCAAGCCCGACGCCTCGGCGAACACCGGCTGGGCGGTCTTCGCCGCCCGCTCGGCGACGCGTCAGGAGTACGCCCAGGAGCACTACCTCGGCGTCCTCGACCGGACCTCGGGGATCACGGTCGAGCGGTACGACAACACGAACGGCCGGAACACGGCCGGCAACCTGGCCACGACGGCGACGAACGCCGAGTGGAAGCACGTCGATCTGGTCGTCACGGAGACGACGACGCGTCTCTTCGTCGACAGGAAGCCGGTCGCCGTCAACGGCTCCGGGATCCCGCTGAGCCGGATCCTCGGCTCGTCCGGCGGAGTCCTCCAGGTGGGCAAGGCGAACTGGGGCGGGGGAGAGTACTTCTCCGGCCTGATCGACAACCTGCGCATCTACGACCGGGCGCTCTCCGGCACGGAGCTGGGCGCGGAGAACCCGGCGGTCACCTCCGACGCGGGCGCCGCACTGGCCGTGCCGGCCACCGTGCTCGGCGACCTGCCGTCCCGCGTCCTCGGCAAGCAGGTCACCTGGAGCGCCACCGGCGCCGGAGCGGGCCGCGTGCAGTCGAACGGTGCGATCGACACCTCGGGCCTCGGCACCGGGACCGCCGCCGTGACGCTCACCGCCACCGTCGAGGGCAGCAGCCAGACGTTCCGCTGGGACAGCCGCATCGCCGCCCCCGGCGGACGGATCGCGACCTACGTCAAGACGGTGACGACCACCGCCGGGACGAAGGACGACCCGCTGGCCTACAACGACGACCGCCGCGCCGACGCGCTGTTCGCCGCGGCACTGCCCGCCGGCGGCAGCAGCTGGGAGCCGCTGAACCGCTCCCAGGCGATCCTGTACGTCGCGAACGACGGTGACCAGGCCTCGAAGCCGAACGCGCAGGTGGGATCGCCGAGCCTCTTCCGCTTCTCGAACGGCGGACTCGGCGCCGTGTCGTCGCAGAACAACGCGACCGACTCCGTCTACGTGTGGACCTCCCCCGAGGGGAGCACGTTCTCGCAGCAGCGTGCCGTTCGGATCGCTCCCGGCTCGGTCGTGACCGACCCGCGGATCGTGTTCGACGCCACGGCGCAGACGTACAAGGTGTTCTGGACGGACCTGCTCACCGGTGAGGGCCGGGTGACGGTCCTCGCGGATCTCACCGCGGCCACTCCTCTCGGCGTCACCTCGAAGGCGGACACCCGGGTCCTCGGCGTCCAGGGCGCAGGACTCCCGTCCTGGGCCGCGCAGAGCCAGGCGAGCGACCTCGCGCTGACGACCGCCGAGTTCGACGTCTTCTACAAGAACTACGTCGACCTCCAGAACACGGGCGTCGAGAGGATCGACGCCACGGTCGCCCAGGGAGCCGGCGCCGGCGGAGTCGCTGCTGCGCTTCCGAAGCAGGCCACGCTGACCTACAACGACGGATCGAAGAAGAGCCTCGACGTCGACTGGCAGGACGACCTCTCCGGAGTGGACACCACCAAGCCGGGCAGCTACCAGGTCTCCGGGACCGTCCAGCAGGACCCCGAGGAGATGGTCAGCGACGCCCGCGCCGATCCGCACGTCTTCTTCAACCCCGACGACGGCTACTACTACCTCACCGGATCGCACTACGGCCAGTCCTCCCTCGGACCGATCGAGGAGAGCTCGAGCTACCGCAAGATCGGCCTCAAGCGGGCCACGACGCTCGCGGGGCTGCAGGACGCTCCGGAGCAGATCGTCATCGACCCGGACAAGGGCACCCCCGGCAAGGAGGGCCAGTACCCGAACACGTTCTACGGCTGGGGCGGCTTCATCTGGGCGCAGGAGTTCCACAAGATCAACGGCACCTGGTGGATCGTCGCCGGGATGAACAAGGGCTACGCCCCCGTCGGCGGCTTCTGCGACAACACCGTCCTCATCCCCTACACCGGCACCGACGCGTCGATCGCCGCGGGCGGCTTCTTCGACCAGACCAAGTGGGGCGAGCCCGTCGTCCTCGACGGCGCCGCGTTCGACGTCAGCTACTTCGAGCGCACCGAGGCCGGCAAGCAGCAGGGCTACTGGATCATGCCCTCCGGCGGCCAGATCCTGATCGGAAAGGCCGTCTCCGGCCCGAAGGGGACAGTGCCCCTCGTCGACGGGCAGCTCACGCGCGTGTACGGCGAGAGCCAGCCGTGGGAGATCGGCAAGCTCGCCCCCACTCCCAGCGACACCATCGAAGGACGCGACCAGGGAGTCGTCGAGGCGCCCTTCATGGTGCAGCAGGGCGACACCATCTCGATCACCTACTCGGGAGGCACCGTCGACAAGTACTACAGCCTCGGGCTCCTGAGCACGACCGCGACGGCGGACCTGCAGGACCCCGCGAGCTGGAAGCAGACCGCGTTCCCGGTCCTGGACACCAACGACACCTTCACCGGTCGTCTGGGAGCGGACGAGACGAGCTACTACACGAAGCAGCAGGCCGGAACGGGACACAACTCGTTCGCGAAGGACGAGTCGGGCAACCTCGTCCTGGCGTACCACGCCCGCCCGTACCAGGACCCGCACCTGGCGACGGACCCGGTGAACGCCGGGGGCCTGTTCGACTCGGACCGCAACACCTGGTTCAAGGGCGTCAACGTCCGCGCCAACGGCACCCTCGACCTGTCGCTGACGAAGAACCAGGAGGTGGCACCGGGGAACCGGACCGTCACCGCCACCGTCGTCGTCCGGGGAACGACCCCGACCGTGACCGCCACCGCCACGTCGCGGTGCGTCGCGGGGAAGGCCGTCGTCACGGTCGTCACCAGGAACGCCGGGACCGCCGCCGCGGTGGTCACCTGGGCGACGCCCTGGGGTGAGCGCACCCAGAGCATCGGCGCGCAGAAGACCGCCTCTCTCGCGATCACGACCCGGGCCGCCGCCATCACGGCGGGGACCCTCACCGGGACGTCCGTCGCAGGAGGCGCGAGCACGCCCGTCACCGCGGCCTATCCCGCCGCTCGCTGCGGATAG
- a CDS encoding family 43 glycosylhydrolase — MKPTTRWRAALVGALASVVVAAGVALPAVPATAADDLLVRYDFSQLSGTTVPDASGGGRTAILRGSGAQVSGSELVLPGGASGSAAAYLELPRGLIDGRDTLTIQTWLRNDTGAGNYAAVFFGTAESPPSQYWLLNPRDPGGHFKSVITASRNAQAPWTTEAGIPASGPTGPGTDASWGLYTTVLQPGKLTGYYNGRLIAETVTNRSVSDLGTDLVGYIGRSSYADPFYKGRVRDFQIRTSALSAQQVADSYWSGVDAGVRTAALASDAAAIDLGPSRVSSDLALPTTGAQGSSIRWTSSDPARISSTGAVTRPSGSTDAAVTLTATLTLGGASTTRDVPLTVAAQNAQADLDALAESIVLRPTLADGELLPTAPAGATLTWRTTTAGVSIAAGAVRTSGTAAVSATVTGELRSGTATTTKTFSVRVLPAGQARYLLAYERTALGSQEYGGNVAYSMHLGLGTTRTSTEALNDNTGVLFADAQPTGVLDVVQTRTLRDPYVFQLATGGYGVLATRTLTNGDVDPERRGTPLFFTTQDLVSYEPRGFVDLGVTAASEPRAVWDSAAKQYRVTWKDAAGADFSRSFTDLADAGTRGDLRRGAISLPDAAVSTSITGAVPSNLLVVPADTASSLEKRLGRIRNTTVAVDAATVPQGAAVPALGAATLGYSDGSTKKLPVDWSAADLAAVDTTTPGTYQVSGTVRQRDYAAPFLRAEADPDILRWKDRYLFISTDDRGDDQPGMFLRSSPTIDGLRTAADSMVVAQGTAGIAGCYWAPELHDLAGELYIYYSPCIGAIDWQRVTSYVQKLKTGGDPTRLADWETPRPVLKQDGTALQRDAQHPGISLDMTVFQDGGRTYVSWSQRYVTGGVVGDAELWIATIDPANPWRLTSEPRKLVTASYGWETNLTNVAEGATAITHNGKVYLTYSGSGTDRTYAVGLLTAPSGADLTDQTVWAKSDAPLLKSDPAANLWGPGHNSFTVDEDGNEVLVFHARSNGSSNRDTYLRRIHWAADGGPVLDMSAAEEVLTSNRTVRATITVQASAVTVTATATTRCISGRAVVTITTRNAGAGTADVAWVTPWGARSQQIGAQKTGTLAITTRAASLSAGTLEGTATVNGVATPVTATYPAARCS, encoded by the coding sequence ATGAAACCCACCACACGATGGCGCGCCGCCCTGGTCGGTGCGCTCGCCTCGGTGGTCGTCGCAGCCGGCGTGGCACTGCCGGCCGTCCCGGCGACCGCCGCCGACGATCTCCTCGTCCGCTACGACTTCTCCCAGCTCTCCGGAACGACGGTCCCCGATGCCTCCGGCGGCGGGCGCACCGCGATCCTCCGCGGCTCCGGAGCACAGGTCTCGGGGAGCGAGCTCGTCCTTCCGGGAGGCGCGAGCGGCAGCGCCGCCGCCTACCTCGAACTGCCGCGCGGCCTCATCGACGGTCGCGACACCCTCACCATCCAGACCTGGCTGCGCAACGACACCGGAGCGGGCAACTACGCCGCCGTGTTCTTCGGGACAGCCGAGAGCCCGCCGTCCCAGTACTGGCTGCTCAACCCCCGCGACCCCGGCGGGCACTTCAAATCGGTCATCACCGCGAGCCGCAACGCGCAGGCGCCGTGGACGACCGAAGCGGGCATCCCCGCGAGCGGACCGACCGGACCCGGCACCGATGCCTCCTGGGGCCTCTACACCACCGTCCTGCAGCCCGGGAAGCTGACCGGCTACTACAACGGCCGCCTCATCGCCGAGACCGTGACGAACCGATCGGTCAGCGATCTGGGCACCGATCTCGTCGGCTACATCGGCCGCTCGTCCTACGCCGACCCCTTCTACAAGGGCCGCGTGCGGGACTTCCAGATCCGCACCAGCGCTCTCTCCGCCCAGCAGGTGGCGGACAGCTACTGGAGCGGCGTCGACGCCGGTGTCCGCACCGCGGCCCTCGCCTCCGACGCGGCGGCCATCGACCTCGGACCCTCCCGCGTGAGCTCCGACCTCGCACTCCCCACCACCGGCGCGCAGGGCTCGAGCATCCGGTGGACGAGCTCCGACCCGGCGCGCATCAGCAGCACGGGAGCGGTCACCCGGCCCTCCGGCAGCACCGACGCCGCCGTCACACTGACCGCGACCCTCACCCTCGGGGGCGCCTCGACCACCCGCGACGTCCCGCTCACCGTCGCCGCGCAGAACGCCCAGGCCGACCTCGACGCTCTCGCCGAGAGCATCGTCCTCCGCCCGACGCTCGCCGACGGCGAGCTGCTCCCCACCGCTCCCGCCGGCGCGACCCTCACCTGGCGCACCACGACCGCCGGCGTGAGCATCGCAGCGGGCGCGGTGCGCACGAGCGGCACGGCGGCCGTCTCCGCGACCGTCACGGGGGAGCTCCGCTCCGGAACGGCCACCACGACGAAGACCTTCTCCGTCCGCGTCCTCCCGGCGGGCCAGGCCCGCTACCTCCTCGCCTACGAGCGCACGGCGCTGGGATCGCAGGAGTACGGCGGCAACGTCGCCTACAGCATGCACCTCGGCCTCGGTACGACCCGCACCAGCACCGAAGCGCTCAACGACAACACGGGTGTCCTGTTCGCCGACGCTCAGCCCACCGGCGTGCTCGATGTCGTGCAGACCCGGACGCTCCGCGACCCCTACGTCTTCCAGCTCGCGACCGGCGGCTACGGCGTCCTCGCCACCCGCACGCTCACCAACGGCGACGTCGACCCCGAGCGCCGCGGAACGCCGCTCTTCTTCACCACCCAGGACCTCGTCTCCTACGAGCCGCGCGGCTTCGTCGACCTGGGCGTGACCGCGGCCTCCGAGCCGCGCGCCGTCTGGGACTCGGCGGCGAAGCAGTACAGAGTGACCTGGAAGGACGCGGCGGGAGCGGACTTCTCGCGGTCCTTCACCGACCTCGCCGACGCGGGAACCCGCGGCGACCTGCGCCGAGGCGCGATCTCGCTGCCCGATGCCGCCGTCTCCACCTCGATCACCGGAGCCGTGCCCTCCAACCTGCTGGTCGTCCCCGCCGACACCGCCTCCTCTCTCGAGAAGCGACTGGGCCGGATCCGGAACACCACCGTGGCCGTCGACGCCGCGACCGTCCCGCAGGGGGCGGCGGTGCCCGCGCTCGGTGCAGCGACGCTCGGCTACTCGGACGGCTCCACGAAGAAGCTGCCGGTCGACTGGTCGGCCGCCGATCTGGCCGCCGTGGACACGACCACGCCGGGGACCTACCAGGTCAGCGGAACCGTGCGACAGCGCGACTACGCGGCGCCGTTCCTGCGTGCCGAGGCCGACCCGGACATCCTCCGCTGGAAGGACCGCTACCTCTTCATCTCCACGGACGACCGCGGCGACGACCAGCCCGGCATGTTCCTGCGGAGCTCACCGACCATCGACGGCCTCCGCACCGCCGCCGACAGCATGGTCGTCGCGCAGGGCACGGCCGGAATCGCCGGCTGCTACTGGGCGCCCGAGCTGCACGATCTCGCCGGCGAGCTCTACATCTACTACTCGCCCTGCATCGGCGCGATCGACTGGCAGCGAGTGACGTCCTACGTGCAGAAGCTGAAGACCGGCGGCGACCCGACACGTCTCGCCGACTGGGAGACGCCTCGCCCCGTCCTCAAGCAGGACGGCACGGCGCTGCAGCGCGACGCTCAGCACCCCGGCATCAGCCTCGACATGACGGTCTTCCAGGACGGCGGCCGCACCTACGTGTCCTGGTCGCAGCGCTACGTCACCGGCGGTGTCGTCGGCGACGCCGAGCTCTGGATCGCCACCATCGATCCCGCGAACCCGTGGCGCCTCACCAGCGAGCCGCGCAAGCTCGTCACCGCCTCCTACGGCTGGGAGACCAACCTCACGAACGTCGCGGAAGGAGCGACGGCCATCACCCACAACGGGAAGGTCTACCTGACCTACTCAGGATCGGGAACCGACCGCACGTACGCCGTCGGCCTCCTGACCGCCCCGTCCGGCGCCGATCTCACCGATCAGACGGTCTGGGCGAAGTCCGACGCTCCGCTCCTGAAGAGCGACCCGGCCGCGAACCTGTGGGGCCCCGGACACAACAGCTTCACGGTCGACGAGGACGGCAACGAGGTCCTGGTGTTCCACGCCCGCTCGAACGGAAGCAGCAACCGCGACACCTACCTCCGCCGGATCCACTGGGCCGCCGACGGGGGACCGGTCCTCGACATGAGCGCCGCGGAAGAGGTGCTCACCTCGAATCGCACGGTCCGCGCCACCATCACCGTCCAGGCGTCGGCCGTCACCGTGACCGCGACCGCCACGACGCGCTGCATCTCCGGCAGGGCCGTCGTCACGATCACCACCCGCAACGCCGGCGCCGGCACCGCGGACGTCGCCTGGGTCACCCCCTGGGGCGCGCGCAGCCAGCAGATCGGTGCACAGAAGACGGGCACGCTGGCGATCACCACCCGGGCCGCCTCCCTGTCCGCCGGGACGCTCGAGGGAACCGCCACGGTGAACGGGGTCGCCACTCCGGTCACGGCGACCTACCCCGCAGCACGCTGCAGCTGA
- a CDS encoding RICIN domain-containing protein, with protein sequence MSRTVKSTIKTRLLGTMTAALIASLTTLGVAAPAEAATAPVGVGAAQEIRNQHSSMCLDDFDFVTQPGAEVRQWSCSESSNQRWQIRDLGTGYAEIKNVFSNLCLDDYNFGSTPGAEVRQWTCTGATNQQWQITDVGGGSSQILNRHSNLCLDDRDFAQTDGAAIQQWTCTGSKVQRWSITDPTVQKMTYALVRSANPSADELDAYARITDAMDRAVARYNRLSNIDRFYTVYYVPGVPTADANPNGTIRFGADRGYMQEGTALHELSHTVGVGYDAFVDRCQNNGWTSALPLLRTWDGPTATINCGGGHMWPYGLNYNPEYNELGFERHVKLVQAMLSDGM encoded by the coding sequence ATGTCCAGGACAGTGAAGTCCACCATCAAGACACGCCTACTCGGAACGATGACGGCCGCGCTGATCGCGAGCCTGACCACCCTCGGCGTCGCCGCTCCTGCCGAGGCCGCGACCGCGCCCGTCGGGGTCGGCGCTGCCCAGGAGATCCGCAATCAGCACAGCAGCATGTGTCTGGACGATTTCGACTTCGTCACTCAGCCGGGTGCCGAAGTCCGCCAGTGGAGCTGCTCGGAATCGAGCAATCAGCGCTGGCAGATCCGTGATCTGGGAACCGGGTATGCCGAGATCAAGAACGTCTTCAGCAACCTCTGCTTGGACGACTACAACTTCGGATCCACTCCCGGCGCCGAGGTGCGGCAGTGGACCTGCACGGGAGCCACCAACCAGCAGTGGCAGATCACGGACGTCGGCGGCGGATCCAGCCAGATCCTCAACCGGCACAGCAACCTCTGCCTCGACGACAGGGACTTCGCTCAGACCGACGGCGCCGCGATCCAGCAGTGGACCTGCACCGGTTCGAAGGTGCAGCGGTGGAGCATCACCGACCCGACCGTGCAGAAGATGACCTACGCCCTCGTCCGCTCGGCGAACCCCTCCGCCGACGAGCTCGACGCCTACGCCCGGATCACCGACGCGATGGATCGGGCGGTCGCGCGCTACAACCGCCTCTCGAACATCGACCGGTTCTACACCGTCTACTACGTGCCCGGCGTGCCCACCGCCGACGCGAACCCGAACGGCACCATCCGCTTCGGCGCCGACCGCGGCTACATGCAGGAGGGCACCGCCCTGCACGAGCTCTCGCACACCGTCGGAGTCGGCTACGACGCCTTCGTCGACCGCTGCCAGAACAACGGCTGGACCTCGGCCCTTCCGCTGCTGCGCACCTGGGACGGCCCCACCGCGACCATCAACTGCGGCGGCGGCCACATGTGGCCTTACGGCCTGAACTACAACCCCGAGTACAACGAGCTCGGCTTCGAGCGCCATGTGAAGCTCGTGCAGGCCATGCTCTCCGACGGAATGTAG